From a region of the Mytilus galloprovincialis chromosome 3, xbMytGall1.hap1.1, whole genome shotgun sequence genome:
- the LOC143068752 gene encoding uncharacterized protein LOC143068752, with amino-acid sequence MADSNIGNSTSERNNFAEMVKRRTKEIYKIKSGKVSETVGNHDTDMNNRSINISSDAMCMPGGSGILRMSGNPESESETNENENNNSPTMKDMMNKFSSMEKSQTEIMANLAVNILQLQDKVSGKELNKTKTHSQKESDRTVTVSVSDIPELSDISDDDMESEEEQDDQDVGCSLDQMLDEVDEDFFLELEKEYQEDKKFGPEIDSAMAKLAETAIEKPLKDEEYQKLADKYLVPENCKKIKVPLVNRELWKVLKTKREGDVAMQKVTQTCSSALVMVLKALNIIKTKGDMSETKPIFKDLFKVLTHGICTANRKRKQMIRPIVPGKYRKLCELDTPVTEFLFGDNLDEKVDKLDKDDKRSDKLSMESGGVFMQLSCIMRAP; translated from the exons ATGGCGGATAGTAATATTGGTAATTCGACGTCCGAAAGGAACAATTTTGCCGAAATGGTGAAACGTCGAACGAAAgagatatacaaaataaaatcaggAAAGGTTTCTGAAACAGTGGGAAACCACGATACCGATATGAACAATAGAAGTATAAATATAAGTTCGGATGCAATGTGCATGCCCGGGGGAAGTGGTATTCTACGCATGTCCGGGAACCCGGAAAGCGAAAGTGAAACTAACGAGAATGAAAACAATAACAGTCCAACAATGAAGGACATGATGAACAAGTTCTCTAGTATGGAAAAGTCCCAAACAGAGATAATGGCTAATTTAGCCGTGAACATTTTGCAATTGCAAGACAAAGTTAGTGGAAAAGAGTTGAATAAAACTAAAACTCATTCACAAAAAGAGTCCGATAGGACAGTAACTGTTAGTGTCAGTGACATTCCTGAATTGTCAGACATATCAGATGATGATATGGAGTCTGAAGAGGAACAAGATGACCAAGATGTTGGTTGTTCTCTTGATCAAATGTTGGATGAGGTAGACGAAGACTTTTTTCTAGAGTTAGAGAAAGAGTACCAAGAGGACAAAAAGTTTGGTCCTGAGATAGATAGTGCTATGGCAAAACTCGCTGAAACAGCTATAGAGAAACCGTTGAAAGACGAGGAGTATCAAAAGTTAGCAGACAAGTATTTGGTGCCTGAAAATTGCAAAAAGATAAAG gTACCTCTGGTAAACAGAGAATTATGGAAGGTGCTAAAAACCAAACGAGAAGGAGATGTGGCGATGCAAAAGGTGACTCAGACATGTAGTTCAGCATTAGTCATGGTACTCAAGGCTTTGAATATTATTAAGACAAAAGGGGACATGAGTGAAACCAAACCAATATTCAAAGACTTGTTTAAAGTTTTAACTCATGGGATATGTACGGCAAACAGGAAAAGAAAGCAGATGATAAGGCCGATAGTCCCAGGAAAATACAGGAAATTGTGTGAACTAGACACACCTGTTACAGAGTTTTTATTCGGTGACAACCTGGATGAAAAAGTGGACAAATTGGACAAAGATGACAAAAGGTCAGACAAGTTATCTATGGAATCAGGAGgtgtttttatgcagttaagctgcattatgcgagcaccctag